Proteins from a genomic interval of Chanos chanos chromosome 3, fChaCha1.1, whole genome shotgun sequence:
- the LOC115806830 gene encoding integrin beta-7-like, with protein sequence MTNWLWQTVTLLLLYSQLGGTDGRCQHQPTCSECLRISGCAWCKQRGFLQREERNERRCDTVENLRRRNCSEVINPKPGAYKLRDKELESRQGSVVQLRPQETHLRLRVGKPQTFKVVFKRAEGYPIDLYYLMDLSYSMKDDLEKVKTLGWQIVVTMKNVTNAVRIGFGSFVEKVTDPFVDMTPSKLAHPCVRKSLPCQPSFSFQNVLKLTDNVEEFEKRVSKQNISSNLDNAESGLDAVMQIAVCQHAIGWNDVTRLLVYTSDGPYHLAGDGKIAGIYLPNDGKCHLSRDGFYEKDTLYDYPSVGHLSEVLSANNIKLIFAVTKNSLEKYQELSKLIPQSVVGVLAEDSGNVVQLISDAYANLTSTLILEHRNAPAGVHISYNTQCSDGTHSRGQKRGECTKVGINEQVNFTVTVTSMGCLPRNESFIIKVQGLNEELLVTLETLCDCVCNDTEEQSSDCNGKGTFTCGVCSCDEGYTGKTCECERKQNTHSILALEEMCIHPNSTLACSGRGTCLCGHCTCGAHHRGQYCQCDDLSCNRHNNLLCGGNGKCDCGMCECFSNYSGSACECSTLTDQCQTGNGGICSHHGQCECNQCKCHPGFSGKYCTELQNRCQKYT encoded by the exons GGTTTTCTTCAGCGtgaggagagaaatgagaggaggTGTGACACTGTGGAGAACCTCAGGAGAAGAAACTGCTCTGAAGTAATTAACCCAAAGCCTGGTGCCTACAAACTCAGGGACAAAGAGCTGGAAAGTCGTCAAGGTAGCGTGGTTCAGCTGCGACCACAGGAAACTCACCTCAGGCTAAGAGTTG GGAAGCCACAAACATTTAAAGTAGTGTTCAAAAGAGCTGAGGGCTACCCCATTGACCTGTACTATCTCATGGACCTCTCCTACTCAATGAAAGACGATCTGGAGAAAGTGAAGACCTTAGGTTGGCAGATTGTAGTCACCATGAAAAATGTCACCAACGCTGTCAGAATTG GTTTTGGGTCCTTTGTGGAAAAGGTCACGGATCCCTTTGTTGACATGACCCCGTCCAAGCTGGCCCATCCCTGTGTTCGCAAAAGTCTGCCCTGCCAGCCTTCATTTAGCttccaaaatgttttaaagctcACTGACAATGTGGAGGAATTTGAGAAGAGGGTTAGCAAGCAAAATATCTCAAGCAACCTGGACAACGCAGAATCGGGCTTGGATGCTGTGATGCAGATTGCAGTTTGCCAG CATGCAATTGGTTGGAATGATGTAACACGCCTCCTAGTCTACACTTCTGATGGTCCATATCATCTTGCTGGGGATGGGAAGATTGCAGGCATATACTTACCAAATGATGGAAAGTGCCACCTCAGCAGAGATGGATTTTATGAGAAGGACACATTGTAT GACTACCCGTCTGTTGGACATCTTTCTGAGGTTCTGTCTGCCAATAACATTAAACTGATCTTCGCAGTCACAAAGAACTCTTTAGAAAAATATCAG GAGCTAAGTAAACTCATTCCCCAGTCCGTGGTGGGTGTCCTGGCAGAAGATTCCGGCAATGTTGTTCAGCTGATCTCAGATGCTTACGCT AATTTGACATCCACTCTGATACTGGAGCATCGCAATGCCCCAGCTGGTGTACACATCTCCTATAACACACAGTGCAGTGATGGCACACACAGTCGGGGCCAGAAACGTGGAGAGTGCACAAAAGTGGGCATCAATGAGCAG gtgaatttcacagtgactgtgacCAGTATGGGATGTCTTCCCAGAAATGAATCATTCATTATAAAAGTGCAAGGCCTCAACGAGGAACTCCTCGTGACCTTGGAGACACTTTGCGATTGCGTATGCAATGACACAGAGGAGCAATCATCTGATTGCAATGGCAAAGGGACGTTCACATGTGGAGTCTGCAG CTGTGACGAAGGGTACACTGGGAAGACCTGTGAGTGTGAAAGGAAGCAGAATACTCACTCAATACTAGCCCTGGAAGAGATGTGTATACACCCCAACAGCACACTGGCATGCAGTGGGCGTGGCACCTGCCTATGTGGTCACTGCACCTGTGGAGCACATCACAGAGGCCAGTACTGTCAGTGTGATGACCTTAGCTGCAATCGCCATAACAACCTACTCTGTGGTG GTAACGGGAAATGTGACtgtggtatgtgtgagtgtttctctaATTACTCCGGTTCTGCTTGTGAGTGTTCCACTCTCACTGATCAGTGCCAGACGGGAAACGGTGGGATATGCAGTCACCATGGACAGTGTGAATGCAATCAGTGCAAATGCCATCCGGGTTTCTCTGGAAAGTATTGTACAGAGTTGCAAAATCGCTGTCAAAAGTACACGTGA